The genomic segment ATACAAGATCCTCCACCCTATGTTGGTTCAATAGCTATACATACcggtatctggatttcagtccaaTGGATTTCAGTCCAGGGGGATGCTGAGGTTTACGCACAGCTGGGCAGGAGGCTCCTTATaagaaaagacctttctctcaAAGAGCCCTTGTGCCAGTGGTTGGGAAGAGACAAGTGCACATGTCTTATTGGACAGCCCCTTTCATAATGCTATTAGATGTAATCTAATTCAACCAGGAGTGGACAACTGCCAAGGAATCTCCCCAAAAGTAAAGATCCAGATTCtgctccaaaatgaaaatcaGCAGACAAGTCTCTTTACAGACAAATTCTGCTATAAAATTGTGAGGTGTTTTTGTAAACCAGAAGGCACCTGTAGAGGTATTGCAGATGGACAGATAAAGTgctgggagaagaaatggagaagttAAGCTGTTGATCTTAGCATTGAATATTTAGTAGACGGCTTGTCCCAGATCACTTCTCTCTTCTAAGCCACAGCACTGACCATATAACAGTAGTGCAACAAGAAAGCAGTAGAACTAAGCCCTGAACAACAAAACTCCCTCGGCCTAAGCTTCTGAGATTCAAAGCTCTCTTGCAGACCCAGCACTAGAAATGTGGATGTGAAaagcaggtgtctgagagcacagGCCTTTGTTACATGGAGCTGGGATTGGCTGTGACCAGAACTCTCTACTGAGTTCATACTCTGCGACTCACTCGGATCTACTGTTGTGGAATCCATGAAGCGAAGGCCAAAGAACCGCAGAACACCCATTCACACAGAAATGAATTTCTTTCTACCCCCCAAAGTTCTGAGCTCGAACTAGTCAAATACCTGGGCAGCAAAGCCACAATGGCACATAGCagataaatcaaataaaatgtaGGATTGTTCAGGTGCATCTGTATGCTCCAGGATGGTGTGTTGCAAAGATTGCAGAGCAAACCAAAGGTGACGGAAAATACGAAATACAGGACAAAACTCCCAGTCATCACAGCTGCTTGGATCcaattctaattaaaaaaaacacaaacgtaTAAGAAtctgcttctcctctgtgtgtgtgagacgaaaagaaatgcagaaatatagctttaggcaaccccttccccataactTCTTGTTATGAAATAAGCTTGGGCATCCTTGGGCTACTGGGCtaactttccccattcctcctcttctTGATAACCAAAATAAAtctgttttacagaaaaaaacactgctatgCCCCGTCCTCAAACGGTAGccccaatggaggagaggaagtcAAGAAATtcaattacaacaacaacaataatagtgctCTCTGCTGCAAACCAAGTGTAACTTGTGGATCTGAATCCTGCTTTGTAGGGCCACGGTTTGTGCCTCATATGGAATGAGAATCCTGGAAAACTAGGAGTCTTTCACTGCTGAGCTAtaaacagaggagagagaatgtTCAGCCCCAAGGTACATTCCCATTGCCTTTATGCGCAGACCATGCTACTCAAAGGATTTCACTTTTCCACTTGAAGACTTTAGATTTAAGAATATCCTGTTCTCTTCTTGCCTCTCCCTAAAGGTGAATTCAGGTAGATGAGAAGCCCGTGAGGGTTGCTTGGAAACATTCTGTGCGGCACCTCTTGAGAAGAGGTTTTCTGTAGACAGTTCAGAGGAAATGCTCCCCTAGTGCGTTTCCAAATTCCCCTAGTGTCATGATATGAAGCAAGATGTAGGTGATATCCCACGTGCCCTTTAGGTTCAGGTGCCCGGATTTCAtacagctctccctcccccagccacttTAATGCATCCTCAAAGGAGCAACACCTGAACATAGTAACTGAGAAAAAAACATGATATTTTCAATGGGCCTGAAAAGGGACATGGAGTCTTCGGAGGAAGTTCATATTTTTGGCTTAAGTATGAACAGTCCTGTGACCTGAGTTTCCTTTCCCTCTGCTGTGGGTCACTTCAGCCCCTGGGGGGCAGTGGTCTCTGGCACAAGTGGCCCTTCTGGTCACATTCAACTCCCCTCCTGACTCAGGAGCATGGCAGCAAAGCCCCTAGTTGGGGGAGATCACTTGCCCCCGGCTTCCAGCGCTCGGAGTCACGCAGGGCAGGAGTGGGGGGAATCAGAAATCCCGGCACCAGCTGCGGCCTCCTGCCCTTTCTGGTAAAAAGCTGGAAACTATGATGTTGCCACaaagtttccagcaattcttagagctacccatgccacttctggttttCTGCTGGAAGCAATGTGATGCCGCAGCTGGTGTTCCCCTGCCCCTGTCTCCCTGTCCACAGCCCTCCTGCCAGTTTATGCAGTAGAAGGATTGTAACGGGCACTGCTACGTTTACTCAAGGGTCTGTCCCTCTTGACGTGAGTGGAATTTAATTCCAAATCTGTGGAAGAGGGTCTACTGGGAAACTGGGAGTCAGCCTACACCTCTTAAATACATACTAGGGGagcaacattgtgtgtgtgtgtgtgaggtcaGGCTTGATTCTCTGAAATTCTCTCAGTGAATGCTGTTTCAACGGTTGCTCACCTGGTTGGCTAATATGCCTGCCAGATCTGAACTGCCAAAGCTGTGGGGCTGTGGATAGACTTCGAGCAACACCTTCGCCATGATGCTGATGAAAGAACGTTTTGTACGAACCTTTGCCCACTCAAGAAGAATGCATGAATTcagcctgagaaggaaggaaggaaggaaggaaggaaggaaggaaggaaggaaggaaggaaggcaggaaggcagggaggcagggaggcaggaaggaaggaaggaaggaaggaaggaaggaaggaaggaaggaaggaaggaaggaaggcaggcaggcaggcaggcaggcaggcaggaaggaaggaaggaacgaaggaacgaacgaacgaacaaacaaacgcggcacataccacagatttaCTTTGCATCATTAGCTGTCCAGATATCGTAAAAAAGATTGCCGTGTTCAGTGGTCCCCCAGGTGAATTGAGGTCCATATTTGTATCCTTATACATCTGCAAGGGAACAAACATTTTGAGGACCACACAGAATTTCTTTATACCTTTTTCTACTTCTCACTAATCTTCTCACTAATATTTGATGGATATCTGAAGACCTAGAGCTATAAGTTGATTACTGTTGTcctatcaaagggggggggggtcagctgccttctctctctctctctctctctctctctctctctctctctctctctctctctcaaacacacacacacacacacacacacaggtccaCACAAAGTCAGTCCTGCTCTGCCACAGCCAgcatccctgatcctccctgGGGCACCCTGCCACCGAGACccagctcccaagcagcccttagcTCCAACTGGAGCcctgagatcccacttctggggtgtcttgaagcAACATGAAAATGGCACataagttgagaaatgctgaaatagagccagtaattgagaaacccaaaaAAGTCTAAACAAACTGATGGCATATGTTGGAGCTATAAGCTGATTACTGTTGTCCTATCCAAATGtgttatatttctcaaatgtcctTCATGCTTGTTAGTTTAAGGTTTTACATTTCAGGGGGTATTTCTCACTGGTGTACCTACTAAGAAGGGGCTGAACCTCTTCAAGGAATGGTGGCCCCACCCTCCAGAACAATGTATCCTCCCTGGATTCTCCACCATATGTTGGTTCAATAGCTATATTTACGAGTATCTGGTCCAATGGTGTGTTTATTATTAGCAAAGCCTACTCACCTCTCTCGCATTGCAAATGTCAAAAACATTTGTGGTAGAACCGGCCGCCTGCTTGCCAGATGCCAAGCCAgtgggccctgttccagccccccaccctttccctggaCAGGGTCTATCTCTTCCGGTCTGTCGCTGCCACCACACACTGACTGCAGTACCCCTTCCCAAGGGACAGTGAAACCCCTCGGCTGGGTTCCTGGTATTCTTGAATTAAAACCATCAATCTTTGGCCATGCCTTCTCTCTGCAGAGGAGATCTGCCCCCTTCTTGCTTGGAGATCCtggagattcccccctcccaggaagtCTGAAGCCTGTATACTCACATGTTCCTCCCCCTGGTGCAGCCTGACTCCTCTattctcattggggcatgtgacccgCTCCCTTCCCTGAGTCAACCGGGAATTGTAGGCAATTGTAgcctttctaccccccccccccattagccaTTTTAACATGAAggtccagggcagccattttagggtaCCAATCAACCTCCAGGCCTCCTTTTGCCACAGCTCCCCCCTCCTAGTTTCCACGTGGAGGAGCCTCCATTGGTTCAATGCTGAGTCTGGAGGAGAATCCCCAAAACGACTGATTGTAGGAAAACCCATATACCTAACACTCTAATACAATTATCTAACTCATAAATTCTAAACAAGTCAGCATAACACTACACACAGGTAACATGCATGTCACCACCGGTAAGATGTACCATTGTCTACCCACATTCTTGTTCAGCATTTCAAGTCTTTCCTGGACAGGAAACCAGCCACTACGTTGACCCGTCCAGGAATGTGCTCTATTGTCATATCAAATTCCTGGATCTTCCAGGAACAGCGTTGCAACTTGGAATTGGTGTTCTTCATGGTTTGTAACCACTGAAGAAAGGAATGATCTGTTAGTAGTGTGAACTCCTGGCCCCAAACCTATGGCCTCAGTTTGTCTAGAGCGCACACAATGGCAAGACGCTCTTTCTGCACCGATGACAAGTTCTTTCCCCTATGAATGAGCTTTCTGCTGCGGTAGGCAATGGGGTGCTTAGTCCCTTCCCATTCCTGCATCAAAATGGCCCTGAGCCCCAGGTCAGAGGCATCTGTACCCACAAATCCTCCGAGCGTAATCAGGGTCCTGTAGAACAGGCATACAAGTCAGAAGTCATAAACACCAGGAACCTAGCCGAGGGGTCTCCCTGTGCCTTtcagtcagtgagtggtggcatTGAGGCAGAAGGAGAACTAGAACCAGAGGCGTGGCTTCCATGGAGTGGGACCCCAAAATGTCTAAACAAACGGATGGCAAATGTTGGATATCTAAAGACGATATTGGATCCTTTCTGTGGTCTCCGTCAGACAACTGTTTGGCACAAGGggaaagctaccccccccccttaaaagaaaGCACAAGTTTCCGAACAGACTcctggaaacgcctccctcccctcagtcagggtctgtcagaggctccttcacagatggcctgaaaaggggggggtcagctgcctctctctctctctctctctctctcacacacacacacacacacacaggtccaCACAAAGTCAGTCCTGCTCTGCCACAGCTCgcatccctgatcctccctgGGGCACCCTGCCACCGAGACccagctcccaagcagcccttaggtccaggggaactgatctctgcagtctgcaatTAAACAGTTTAATTGTCAATTTGTATTAGACCCCAAATACATGTTGTTAAGCATTTTACCCACCTGAATACCAAATCCGTGTTCTGAATTCTCATTCCATGCAACAACAGGAGCAGGGCTCCTCATCACCACTGATGACCCACCACGGCTGCCGCTAGACAGATTGGAGCAGTGGCTCGAGATCTCCCCTGAGCTCGCCGCCTCCCCACCTATGGCCTCCGGCTGGTCCCTGATCTTCACAGAGCCTCTTTCAGGAGTGGAATGCCAGGCTCCAGCcctccagcctccttccctcagggTCCCAGGGAGCCAGCAGTTGGGGTCTGGGACGATGTGCCCAGTTCCTTCCACCCCAACTGGCAGTTCCTGGGCTAAGAGGACCATgggaaaaagccccccccccatccaggggggaccagggagggaggacaaccCAGGCGGCGCCAGCTATCCATCTCtaccggtggggtgggggtgagtgagGGGGAGGTACCCCCCCCTGCCCAGAACCGTGGGGACCAGATGGCTGCATCATCGGGTCCCTGGCCTGGGGCACTGGGCAGAGCCAGTTGCCTGGTTGCTGAACTGCATCAGGCCTCACGGAGGGCCTTTGGGAAGGCTGCATCCAACTCCGTGGAGGGGGCAAGTGAGACCTCCAGTAAAGCGGGTCCGGAGGCGCTCCTGAGAGGCACTTTGTTCGAGCCCCGATGCGTCCAGCTGCGAGGGACTTGTGTTGCCCCCGGCACACGAGGAGGCCTTCATTGAGTCAGCTGGTTTTGCAGACTTTGCAGGTCATCTGGTCCAAGCCCATGGTGAACACTGCGGGCACTGTCCGCATAagtagagttggcaggggccgccATGGTCATCTGATCCATCCTCCTGCTGTAGGCAGCTGTCTTAGTGGaaggagttggcaggggccaccatggtcatctagtccaaccccccacttcAGGCTGCAGACTTAGTTGTGTGACCACAGAGTTGGCCGAGACCTTTTGGATCGTCTAGTTCGACCCCCTGCTTCTGGCAGGAGTCTTGTTTCACAGGGGCACTGAGCTGTGCCTGCCTGGTGTGACAGCTGGTTTTCTAGAGACCATGTGGCTTCAGCTGGAATACCAGTCAGACCAAGCCAGGGTTGGGGGCTGGTCCTGGCACCCTGGCTGCAGTGTGTTTGCGCCCTCGTCTGGCTCAGGACAGCACAGCCCTCAGACTGCAGGTGGTTGGGTGCGTCCAGCCACTCTTGGGACTGCCTTCGGAGATGCCATGTTTCTAGAGGCCAAGTCTCACCAGAGGCCCCACTAGGCAGGGTGGACGCTCACCCTGGGATGTCCATGGTGGCAGGAGTGGCGAGAGGCCCATTCACCGGTCACCACAGTTCCGTGATCTCAGCTGGAACAGGGCTGGAGATTAAGCCACAGACCACCGGATGATGTTCAAAAACACGGGGAGATTTGAAACagctaaaaacattttattaatatgaacctttaaaaataatttatacgAAGTTCAATCTCAtaggcttcctcctcttccatctCAGAAATGTTATGATGAATCTAGAatataaaaaaatgcagaaacgTTGTCAATAAAGAGCATAAATAAATGAGGGTTCCATGTGACACCCGAGGACTTGGCACCCGAGGATTTTCAAAAACACGGGGAGATTTGAAACagctaaaacattttttattaacatgaagaaattttttaaaaatttacacaAAGTTTAATTGCAtaggcttcctcctcttccagcaTAGGGATGTCATGATGAATCTAGAatataaaaaaatgcagaaacgttgtcaataaaaagcataaataaatgAGGGTTCCATGTGACACCCGAGGACTTGGCACCCAAGGATTTTCAAAAACACGGGGAGATTTGAAACagctaaaacattttttattaacatgaagaaatttttaaaaatttatacagCATTCAGTTGAATGGGCTTCCTCCGCTTCCAGCATAGGAATGTCATGATGAATCTAGAATATTAAAAAACTAGGAAAATAAgatatctgaaggcctagagctacaagctgattactcttgtcctaatcctaatatgttatatttctcaaatgatggaaaatacgaaatacaggacgaaactcccagtcatcacagctgcttggatccaattctaatttaaaaaaaacacaaacgtataagaacctgcttctcctctgtgtgtttgtgaaacgaaaagaaaagcagaaatatatagctttaggcaaccccttccccataacgtcttgctatgaaataagattgggcagtcttgggctactgggctcactttccccattcctcgtcttcataaccgaaagaacgcggcacataccacagatttcctttgGAGGATTAGGTgcccaataacaataaaaaacatgGCTGTTTCCAccagtccctctgcagcctcGCGGTCCATAttatacatctgcaaaggaacaaagattttgaggaccacacagcccctctttatgcctttttctacttatcttcttactaatatttgagggatatctgaaggcctagagctacaagctgattactcttgtcctaatcctaatatgtCATATTTCTCAAATGTCCTTCATGCTTCCTAGTTTAGGTTTTTACATTTTAGGGGGTACTTGTCACTGGCGTACCTACTAATAAGGGGCTGCATCTCTTCCAGGAATGGTGGCACCTCTGTCCAGAATAAAGTATCCTCCCTGGATACAAGATCCTCCACCCTATGTTGGTTCAATAGCTATACATACcggtatctggatttcagtccaaTGGATTTCAGTCCAGGGGGATGCTGAGGTTTGCgcacagctgggcaggagggtccttataagaaaagacctttctctcaAAGAGCCCTTGTGCCAGTGGTTGGGAAGAGACAAGTGCACATGTCTTATTGGACAGCCCCTTTCATAATGCTATTAGATGTAATCTAATTCAACCAGGAGTGGACAACTGCCAAGGAATCTCCCCAAAAGAAAAGATCCAGATTCtgctccaaaatgaaaatcaGCAGACAAGTCTCCTTACAGACAAATTCTGCTATAAAATTGTCCTATAAAAATGgagaaatatatagctttaggcaactCCTTCCCCATAAggtcttgctatgaaataagattgggcagtcttgggctactgggctcactttccccattcctcgtcttcataacccaaagaattctgttttacagaaaaaaacactgctatgCCCCGGCCTGAAACGGTAGCCCcaatggaggagaggcagtcaagaaattcaataacaacaacaacaacaacaacaatagtgttCTCTGCTGCAAACCAAGTGTAACTTGTGGTTCTGAATCCTGGTttgtagggccacagtttgtgcCTCATAAGGAATGAGAATCCTCCAAAACTAGGAGTCGTTCACTGCTGAGCCAtaaacagaggagagagaatgtACAGGCCCAAGGTGCATTCCCATTGACTTTATGCGCAGACCATGCTACTCTGGAGAAGAGATCCTCTGTAGACAGATCAGCCTGTCTTGCTCCCCCCACGTGGACTCATGAAGCACAAGACGGAGAAACAAGCAGGCATGGCTGAACTGTCAGATTGGACCAACCACCAACCAGTGTAGGATTTCCAGAAACACTGGGAGATTAGAAATAtctcagaatgtatttatttatttaaacattttgaacaacaagaaacaaaacaaaaaaacccggaAAGAACCATCTGTTTTCTATTTTGCGGGCCCTTGTTGACAACATTTTAGTCCTTTAGAcacatctgaacaccgcccgtggcgccacgggcgcaacggactaaataaaagagtaaggcgttctggggcgggatgtgtccgggatgaggaagggtccggattggacccttcctcatgacagacaatcggagggaacaatcggcaggcgcttcgcgcctgccgattgctccctctgattcccagccccagcaactgcgagccgcgcacagcgcggcttgcagttgctcctggcctgacgcccgagggaacccacgcaggccgcagcccccgcgcaccaccccctcgcccccaacttacaatggtctccgccgtcctcgcagccgctcccggctcgcttcctgccccggcttctgcagcgccgcctctcgcgttatcgtgcagccaacaaggttccaggaagaaacagtccaccagcggccctgccagcaagcggcccgatgtgcgggcgcggctcgcgggcgcggcccgggcgcggctcgcggcccgggcgcggctcgcggcccgggcgcggctcgcggcccgggggcgcggctcgcgggcgcggcccgggcgcggcccgtgccggtccccagcctcagaaaggttggggaccactgcattacagagtgcacagatttcagagtgcacaatgatttcagttgttagccagggctgcctacttaggcagagagccgccgcccgacaaggtcagtttctagcgaccgctgtattcggcatacagcgggcttaattactagtctcACCATGAATCTAGAATataaagaaaagtggcaaatactTAGCAGCAGCCGCCATtgaggcagcggaggagcgggcagcaagaagacacgtgtgtgtgtgggggggttctagGGTGGCAGGAAAGGGGGTGCTGCGTGAGACCATCGTGCTCGCCCCCTTGGCGCCTGGGCATGGGCTTGGGGCCCCTTAAAAGGGGCCCCGTGGAGAAGCCCTGCCTCTTGCGCCAGGCTCCCCTGAGCAGTGTGCCTGCTCTCTCTCGAGTGCAGAATTCCCTGGCCGGGGAAGTCCCTCGGAGTCCCCATCATAAGAGATTGACTTGGTGATTCTGACTGTATTTATTACTCATTtagctacttggggggggggggttcaagtgGGTAAAAGGTCATTGAGGGGTATGTGCAGTATAGTGGCCATATTTATCTGGCCATtacatttccctttcctccatggacttcagattcccctcccccacacacacatttcaatccCTCGAGTTGTTATGACCACCCAAAGTCACTTGGAAAGCTTCATGGTAGAGCACTGACTTTGTTGTATGAAGAAGCAGTCAATCACCTTAGCCCACGCTCAGCTTTGCGGTTCGAAAGAGCATCGCAGATGAACTGATTAAGTGACCTACCTCCCAAgcaaccctttcctccaggggaactgatctctgcagtctggacaggAACTTTcgttctgggggttctccaggtccctcctgtaggctggcatccctgaacagtggcactTCTGGGGGTTATCGAAGCTAGAAGAATATCTCAGGAGTTTCTGAAtggcagaaaagttgagaaaagctcacACTGAGGCAGTAATTGAGTAACCCACGGTAAGTTCTTTACCAACCAATGCTTTCATGTTTGTaacataaaaatgttttgatgtactttgatattgaactgaattgaAGAATATACAGATGGAAActgtttcagttcttcaagcaaagtttgttcaacatctttatgtgccctctggcccagctggtgcggagcttcgggctgggttgccatcagtacgctgatgacacccagctctatctcctaatggacggccacccgaactcccccccggaaccatttgtcagatgtttggaagcagtgacagaatggttcgagcagagttgcctgaaactcaacccctccaagacggaggtcctgtggctgggaagaagggggcaggaacaggaaatgCGTTTATGCACCTTGgagggagcgcaacttaccatcgcgccccaagccaggaatttgggggtgaccctcgatgcctccctgactagggaggcgcaggtcaagagagtagcgggccaggcattcttccaccttcgccaggcccggctactaacgccctacccGTCCCCTGACcacctcgccacagtgatccatgcaacagtcacctccagattagatttctgtcaTTCTCTTTATGTGGGCCTGcctttgtccttgatccggaaacttcagctagtgcaaaatgcagctgctagagtcctcagtagcacaccttggagggcccacatgcagccggtgctgtagcagctgcactggttgccaattgctgtccggatccggttcaaggttttggttctaacctttaaggctttacacgggttgggacccacatacctgagggaccgcctgtcgccctatgtgccccacagggctctatgctctgcaggagaaaacctactgatcgttccgggccccagagaagtgtgactagcctcatccagggccagggctttctctgtcctggcccccacctggtggaatgagctcccgggtgaactgcggCCCCTGCGGaagctgtcagcattccgcagggcctgtaaaacggagctcttccaccaggtctatggttgaggctgggattggcgaggaagaacattgcccccctgaggggtttgaagtagtcatcatcaccctccatcccccaatgcccttgttcgggtaggggagagtggtattttccgccgtgttgggtatttttatagtcttttaacggggggtttaatgggggattttaagactattgttatctGCTACGAGCCTgtaggaagtggcgggaaataaatcaaataaaacaacaacaacagcaacagcaacaacattgcCAGTACAGGTACAGGATTTCACATAGgcaaaggggtcacttcttcaattgtgcccaacTAGTTTGTCACCCACTTCAAATTTAAAGCACACACTAACAATCCAGGTGTTGGTAATATACTGATTTAAAGGGGCAAAAAGGATCTACAAGAAGCAAGTCAAATCCATTGTCAAATGGAGTCCCTTGGGGGAAATCTTATCCAAATGAACCATAAAAAAGCTCTCTCTCTGCTGGGGGCTGGTTTGAGATTCGATACCTGCCAAACTTGGTTTTAAGCTTTGCAGTCCAAGAAAAGTAAAGTCCTCACAGTTCTGGGAGGCCAAAATCCAATTTTTACtgaatccaatttttttttggggggggggaggaataaaaagaaaaagattggATGGGGTCAGGTGACCTTATTGGCAAAAAGTCCTTTTTTATCTCAACTGCCCTTGATGTTTTCAGAATCCAGGTGGAAACCTCACTTACCCAGTTTCCCTTCCATAGGTTGACCTGTCAGTTAGGGCTCCCCTGTGGAGGGGAAGTGAGGATCAAGAAGTCAATTCCTTCCATTCCTGGAGTTGTTTTCTCCACGGCAAGAAGGGATTGTAGCCCTTGAAAGTGCTTCTTCAGGTTGAAGTCCTAAAAAGGGTGTGAACTTGGTAAGCACTCTGAATAATAATACATGGATTCATAAGTACTTAAAGCATCATATATTATTATGACCTGTGGAATAATTACTCAaacaaaatgctggcagaggctcaggggaattgtagtccatgaacatctggaggatcacaggttgacaacccctgccttaACCAAAATGTGTGGAATAAGCCTAAGAGAAGTCCTTATTCCTGGCCAGGAGATGTCACTGCAAGACAGTCACTGCTCCACTTGCCCATTCCGTCTCTGAAAATGCAGAAacccagggccgttccgcattcgtccaaaatagcacaatggttactaattgaaatcactacagttttgctgttatgcacaacgtcgttgacattgaaaccgatccgcaaaaagcccttcgttgtagcgctttcagggaaatcccaaaaagtggattcaccctccggaaagcgctacactcctgcaaccaatctgcaacactaccgggaaagttctgtgcgtccctccccctggctctctcctctgatcttccggcgaagcgatcgccatttttttttctccgagcgagcggagatcaacacaccggcaagccttcgtttacccagcgaggcttccccggctgcagtccctctttttaaagtcaccaagcacaagcaacacagaggcacgtttgctggtttattttccctttatttttcacactatttttggccgaaaatcgcgcccatgagggggggggatttttttttccactcggggggagcgtggcaacgatgaaa from the Paroedura picta isolate Pp20150507F chromosome 10, Ppicta_v3.0, whole genome shotgun sequence genome contains:
- the LOC143819823 gene encoding uncharacterized protein LOC143819823, with the translated sequence MGGGLFPMVLLAQELPVGVEGTGHIVPDPNCWLPGTLREGGWRAGAWHSTPERGSVKIRDQPEAIGGEAASSGEISSHCSNLSSGSRGGSSVVMRSPAPVVAWNENSEHGFGIQMYKDTNMDLNSPGGPLNTAIFFTISGQLMMQSKSVNWIQAAVMTGSFVLYFVFSVTFGLLCNLCNTPSWSIQMHLNNPTFYLIYLLCAIVALLPRCIIWSARLQYPLMVDTSMYLTCMVHLILQRKSVTMTQAAVITGSIILYFLFSIIFGSPCILCNPPANTYWIMHKQLSSPAFYLVCLLSTIVALLPRFIITFLKWKRRKPIQLNAV